A window of the Deltaproteobacteria bacterium genome harbors these coding sequences:
- the rpmF gene encoding 50S ribosomal protein L32 codes for MPVPKRKVSRTRRDKRRTHYKLHPVAGQKCPQCGGARLPHRVCPECGYYKGREVIRPEKAAS; via the coding sequence ATGCCAGTACCTAAGCGAAAAGTGAGCCGGACCCGTCGGGACAAACGACGGACTCACTATAAACTTCATCCGGTCGCGGGCCAGAAGTGCCCCCAATGCGGAGGCGCCCGACTTCCGCACCGTGTCTGCCCCGAGTGCGGATATTATAAGGGGCGAGAGGTTATCAGGCCGGAAAAGGCAGCTTCATAA
- the rpiB gene encoding ribose 5-phosphate isomerase B, giving the protein MKIAIASDHGGYELKKSLVEFLKSKKIEVEDLGTEGTESVDYPDFAILVGEKVSLKKVDAGILACGTGIGMSIVANKFKNVRAAVVADEYTAKMAKEHNNANVLCLGGRVRNVEEVKKIVSIWLETAYAGGRHDRRLEKIQEIEKRNMK; this is encoded by the coding sequence ATGAAAATCGCGATTGCATCAGATCACGGTGGCTATGAGCTCAAAAAGAGCCTTGTCGAATTCCTAAAATCAAAAAAAATCGAGGTTGAAGATCTCGGGACCGAAGGGACGGAGTCGGTCGACTACCCTGATTTTGCGATCCTCGTCGGGGAAAAGGTTTCTCTCAAAAAAGTTGATGCCGGGATCTTGGCCTGTGGGACCGGGATCGGGATGTCGATTGTGGCGAACAAGTTCAAGAATGTGCGTGCCGCTGTCGTTGCCGATGAGTATACAGCGAAGATGGCGAAGGAGCACAACAATGCGAATGTCCTTTGTCTCGGTGGTCGGGTCCGAAATGTGGAAGAGGTTAAAAAAATCGTCTCCATCTGGCTTGAGACGGCGTACGCCGGTGGCCGACACGACCGGCGGTTAGAGAAGATTCAAGAAATTGAAAAGAGAAATATGAAGTGA
- the corA gene encoding magnesium/cobalt transporter CorA, translating to MLTIFTYSETDGLEQVRDPSQIRSLIAEKNRITWIDFEKPTPPETELLDIAFNFHPLTIDDCLSPRHEPKLDNYGEYLFLIVHEVMADSPKKDFKTGELDIYLGKNYLITYHRPKMQSIETVKDRILKNAKALFRSADFLLATVLDEVVDRYSPVLDQFDRTIDDLEDQVLSAAEEKNILNEIFGLKRNLARLKRVSSRQIELLTHMIKDGYDEILPVSLPYLSNVRDHLIRASDLSDSYRDSVASLVDAHLLSSSNKANEAMKVLTVFASIMLPLSVITGIYGMNFEKIPELRWAYGYPFVLGMMAVVAGGLYYYFKRKKWF from the coding sequence ATGCTTACGATTTTTACCTATTCAGAAACCGACGGCCTGGAACAGGTCCGCGATCCTTCCCAAATCCGTTCCCTGATCGCGGAGAAAAACCGGATCACCTGGATCGATTTTGAAAAACCGACTCCCCCTGAAACAGAACTGCTCGATATCGCCTTCAACTTTCACCCGCTCACCATCGATGACTGCCTCTCCCCTCGTCATGAACCAAAGCTTGATAATTATGGTGAGTATCTCTTTCTGATTGTCCATGAGGTGATGGCGGATAGTCCTAAAAAAGATTTCAAAACCGGGGAACTCGATATCTATCTTGGGAAAAACTACCTGATTACCTATCACCGTCCAAAAATGCAGAGCATCGAAACCGTGAAGGACCGGATACTGAAGAATGCGAAGGCACTTTTTCGTTCCGCCGACTTCCTCCTGGCAACCGTCCTCGATGAAGTCGTTGATCGCTACAGCCCTGTCCTCGATCAGTTTGATCGCACCATCGACGATCTGGAGGATCAGGTCCTCTCCGCTGCAGAGGAAAAAAATATCTTGAACGAGATCTTCGGGCTCAAACGGAACCTGGCGCGATTGAAGAGGGTATCGTCGCGTCAAATCGAACTCCTAACCCATATGATCAAGGACGGCTATGATGAAATCCTTCCGGTCTCACTCCCCTACCTGTCGAATGTCCGCGATCACCTGATTCGGGCATCTGATCTCTCAGACTCTTACAGAGATTCCGTGGCGAGCCTTGTCGACGCCCATCTCCTCTCTTCCTCAAACAAGGCGAACGAGGCGATGAAGGTCCTGACCGTCTTTGCCTCCATCATGCTCCCGTTGAGCGTTATCACCGGCATCTACGGAATGAATTTTGAGAAGATACCGGAGCTTCGATGGGCCTACGGCTATCCTTTTGTCCTTGGGATGATGGCGGTGGTGGCAGGGGGATTGTACTATTATTTCAAACGCAAGAAGTGGTTCTGA
- a CDS encoding serine hydroxymethyltransferase, producing the protein MPNLSKSDPEIARLIERETERLESQLELIPSENYVSRPILEAAGSVLTTKYAEGYPGKRYYGGCQVVDEVENLARDRVKKLFRADYANVQPHSGSQANMAVYFSFLKPGDKVMGMNLQHGGHLTHGSSVNFSGQLYNFVSYGVDPQTGFIDYDQCAEMVKKERPKMITVGASAYSRNIDYKKFREIADSIGAFLFADIAHPAGLIAKGLLNDPIPYCHVVTSTTHKTLRGIRGGLILIGKDYENPFGQVAPKSGRKKMMSELIDTMVIPGIQGGPLMHIIAAKAVGFLENLQPSFEDYARQVIRNAQVLAARLVKYGYKIISGGTDNHLMLVDVRERGLTGKVCQEALDESGITLNKNAVPFDDQPPLVAGGIRLGTPAITTRGMKEKEMELIGDWIHTVLSDVQNERKKKEVLESVRGLCKSFPFYL; encoded by the coding sequence ATGCCAAACCTCTCAAAGAGCGACCCTGAGATCGCCCGTCTGATTGAGCGGGAAACAGAGCGTCTCGAGTCCCAACTGGAACTGATTCCTTCCGAAAATTATGTCTCTCGCCCGATCCTCGAGGCAGCGGGGTCTGTTCTGACGACAAAGTATGCCGAAGGGTATCCGGGGAAACGATACTACGGTGGCTGTCAGGTGGTCGATGAGGTAGAGAACCTCGCCCGCGACCGTGTGAAGAAACTCTTTCGTGCCGACTATGCGAATGTCCAGCCCCACTCCGGTTCTCAGGCGAACATGGCGGTCTACTTCTCCTTCCTGAAACCGGGAGATAAGGTGATGGGGATGAACCTTCAGCATGGGGGACATCTAACTCACGGGTCATCGGTTAATTTCTCCGGCCAGCTTTACAATTTTGTTTCGTACGGGGTTGATCCGCAGACCGGTTTTATTGACTACGATCAGTGTGCCGAGATGGTAAAAAAGGAACGACCGAAGATGATTACGGTGGGGGCCTCGGCCTATTCCAGAAATATCGATTACAAAAAATTTCGTGAAATTGCCGATTCCATTGGTGCCTTTCTCTTCGCTGATATTGCTCATCCGGCTGGCCTGATCGCGAAGGGACTCCTGAACGACCCGATCCCCTATTGTCATGTGGTGACCTCGACAACCCATAAGACGCTCAGGGGGATTCGAGGGGGGCTCATTTTGATCGGGAAGGATTATGAGAACCCGTTTGGTCAGGTCGCCCCAAAGTCCGGACGCAAGAAGATGATGAGCGAATTGATCGATACGATGGTGATCCCGGGGATCCAGGGTGGGCCGCTTATGCATATCATTGCGGCGAAGGCGGTCGGTTTCCTGGAGAATTTGCAACCCTCTTTTGAAGACTATGCCCGACAGGTGATCCGAAATGCCCAGGTCTTGGCGGCACGACTCGTGAAGTATGGCTACAAGATCATTTCGGGGGGGACCGATAATCACCTCATGTTGGTCGATGTTCGGGAGAGGGGATTGACAGGGAAGGTTTGTCAGGAGGCGCTGGATGAGTCAGGAATTACGCTCAATAAAAATGCCGTCCCCTTCGATGACCAACCACCACTCGTTGCCGGGGGGATTCGTTTGGGGACACCCGCAATCACAACGCGTGGAATGAAAGAGAAAGAGATGGAATTGATCGGCGATTGGATCCATACGGTCCTGTCGGATGTGCAGAACGAGAGAAAAAAGAAAGAGGTCCTGGAGAGTGTGCGAGGGTTGTGTAAAAGTTTCCCCTTCTACCTTTAA
- the nrdR gene encoding transcriptional repressor NrdR: MKCPFCNHSETSVIDSRLAKEGEMIRRRRECESCQKRFTTYERVEELMPVIVKKDGRRAPYDRNKVLSGIHKACEKRPVATETIEKIVDQIEREIQELGEKEISSSEIGERVMRELHKLDQVAYVRFASVYRQFKDLNEFMDELQGLLKKKN; the protein is encoded by the coding sequence ATGAAATGCCCCTTCTGTAACCATTCCGAAACCAGCGTCATCGACTCCCGGCTTGCGAAGGAGGGGGAGATGATCCGCCGTCGGCGGGAGTGCGAATCGTGTCAGAAGCGATTTACCACCTATGAGCGGGTCGAAGAGCTGATGCCGGTGATCGTGAAGAAGGATGGGCGAAGGGCCCCGTACGATCGGAACAAGGTCCTCTCCGGGATCCATAAGGCGTGCGAGAAGAGACCGGTGGCGACGGAGACGATCGAAAAAATCGTCGATCAGATTGAGCGTGAGATTCAGGAGTTGGGTGAAAAAGAGATTTCTTCCTCGGAGATCGGTGAGCGTGTGATGCGGGAACTCCATAAACTTGATCAGGTCGCCTATGTCCGCTTCGCCTCGGTCTACCGACAATTCAAGGACCTGAATGAGTTTATGGATGAGTTGCAGGGATTGTTGAAGAAGAAGAATTAG
- a CDS encoding acetoacetate--CoA ligase has product MTVPIWTPSVERVKSSNMSRYQNWLKKEKGLSFSSYEELHRWSVSQIPDFWESIWKFSDVKFSKPYDRVMGEPKMPGTRWFEGTRLNFAENLLRYRDQKIALLSYGEGKAPRQITYEQLYQEVAKVSASLKKIGIKPGDRIVGYLPNIPETVIAMLATTSLGAVWSSCSPDFGVQGVLDRFGQIEPKALFTVDGYFYNGKQHSILDRLQEIVKNLPTLKKVVIVPYADPNTDCRGVSRYAPTEKWTDFLTTEPVSEIPFAQLPFDHPLYIMYSSGTTGAPKCIVHGIGGTLLQHLKELVLHSDLKREDRIFFFTTCGWMMWNWLVSSLAVGATVVLYEGSPSFPNLNILWEIASREKVTHFGTSPKFLAACEKGGISPGQSRGGVTPPLQNLRTILSTGSPLSVENFKWVYRNIKSDLHLASISGGTDIIGCFMLGNPNLPVYPGEIQCRGLGMRVECWDESGKPVVGQQGELVCTAPFPSMPIYFWKDPEGKKYHDAYFDVYPNVWRHGDFIEITSHGGIIIYGRSDATLNPGGVRIGTAEIYRQVESIPEVVDSLVVGQRWENDVRVILFVVLKKELTLNEPLIRKIRETIRAGTTPRHVPSKIIQVNEIPYTVSGKKVELAVTRLIHNEPVKNQNALANPDSLRQFENLRELQKG; this is encoded by the coding sequence ATGACGGTACCGATCTGGACACCTTCTGTCGAACGAGTCAAGTCTTCGAACATGAGCCGTTACCAGAACTGGCTCAAAAAAGAAAAAGGTCTCTCTTTCTCTTCTTATGAGGAACTTCATCGCTGGTCCGTGAGCCAAATTCCCGACTTTTGGGAATCGATCTGGAAGTTTTCTGATGTCAAGTTTTCAAAACCTTACGACCGGGTGATGGGTGAGCCGAAGATGCCCGGGACTAGGTGGTTTGAGGGAACTCGGCTCAACTTCGCCGAAAATCTCTTGCGTTACCGCGATCAGAAGATCGCCCTCCTCTCCTATGGAGAGGGGAAAGCACCGAGGCAGATTACCTACGAACAGCTTTATCAAGAGGTCGCCAAGGTCTCTGCCTCTCTCAAAAAAATCGGGATCAAACCGGGTGATCGCATCGTCGGTTACCTTCCGAACATTCCCGAAACCGTTATCGCGATGCTGGCCACAACAAGCCTCGGTGCTGTCTGGTCCTCCTGCTCCCCTGATTTTGGTGTGCAAGGGGTCCTGGACCGATTCGGTCAGATCGAACCAAAGGCGCTCTTTACGGTGGATGGCTATTTTTACAATGGGAAACAGCATTCCATCCTCGATCGTCTTCAGGAAATCGTAAAAAATCTGCCGACACTTAAGAAGGTAGTGATCGTTCCATACGCTGATCCCAATACCGATTGTAGGGGCGTATCGCGATACGCCCCTACAGAGAAATGGACAGATTTTCTCACTACTGAACCTGTCTCAGAAATCCCTTTCGCCCAACTCCCCTTCGATCACCCGCTCTACATCATGTACTCGTCAGGAACAACCGGCGCACCGAAGTGCATTGTCCATGGCATCGGCGGGACACTCCTTCAGCATCTGAAAGAACTTGTCCTTCACTCCGACCTAAAACGTGAGGATCGGATCTTCTTCTTCACCACCTGCGGCTGGATGATGTGGAACTGGCTCGTGAGCTCACTCGCTGTTGGCGCCACTGTGGTCCTTTATGAGGGAAGCCCCTCATTCCCAAATCTGAACATCCTCTGGGAGATCGCCTCGAGGGAAAAGGTCACCCATTTCGGCACCAGCCCAAAATTTCTGGCCGCCTGTGAAAAGGGTGGTATATCACCTGGACAAAGTAGGGGCGGTGTCACCCCGCCCCTACAAAACCTGCGAACGATCCTCTCCACCGGCTCGCCACTTTCTGTCGAAAACTTCAAATGGGTTTATCGAAATATCAAATCGGATCTGCATCTCGCGTCGATCTCGGGAGGAACTGACATCATCGGCTGCTTCATGCTCGGCAATCCGAATCTGCCGGTTTATCCCGGTGAGATCCAATGCCGTGGCCTCGGGATGAGGGTCGAATGTTGGGATGAAAGCGGAAAACCGGTCGTCGGTCAGCAGGGAGAACTCGTCTGCACAGCACCGTTCCCTTCAATGCCAATTTATTTCTGGAAGGATCCCGAGGGGAAAAAATATCACGACGCCTACTTCGACGTTTATCCGAACGTCTGGCGCCATGGGGATTTTATTGAAATCACATCACACGGTGGGATCATTATCTATGGTCGGTCGGATGCAACGCTCAACCCGGGCGGTGTCCGAATCGGAACGGCCGAGATCTACCGTCAGGTGGAATCGATCCCTGAGGTGGTCGATAGCCTTGTCGTTGGTCAACGATGGGAGAATGATGTCCGCGTGATTCTCTTTGTCGTCTTAAAAAAAGAACTCACGCTCAATGAGCCACTGATTAGAAAAATCAGAGAAACGATCCGAGCCGGCACGACACCACGCCATGTCCCGTCCAAAATTATTCAGGTGAATGAAATCCCTTATACCGTGAGCGGCAAGAAGGTGGAACTCGCGGTCACACGTCTGATCCACAACGAACCAGTAAAGAACCAAAACGCCCTCGCGAATCCGGATTCACTCCGTCAATTTGAAAATCTCCGAGAGCTCCAGAAGGGATAA
- the ribD gene encoding bifunctional diaminohydroxyphosphoribosylaminopyrimidine deaminase/5-amino-6-(5-phosphoribosylamino)uracil reductase RibD, whose protein sequence is MTSLKRDKEFMSMALALARRGLGRTSPNPAVGCVIVKKSKVLATGFHKKAGFPHAEIEAIRLHGAKLKGATLYVNLEPCCHLGRTPPCTDAIIRSGIREVIVGMKDPDPKVSGRGLRILRKAGIKVRTGVLQKECEELNEAYLVHRSQRRPFVILKMAMTLDGKVGRRDRQVRISGREAIQFGHQLRNEVDAILVGRGTVLNDNPRLTTRLEGKKGKNPIRIVLDSKLKLSPKARVFRMPGETIVVTAKKGRVDLKDLLKKLAERGIVSLLVEGGAEIWGSFLREKLVDRVILLLSPRILRDGISAPLGQLFSKIQGFKSQKIGSDLLIEINPQPEV, encoded by the coding sequence ATGACGTCGTTAAAGCGCGACAAAGAATTCATGTCAATGGCCCTTGCTCTTGCAAGGCGAGGTTTAGGTCGAACCTCACCCAATCCCGCAGTCGGGTGTGTGATTGTAAAAAAGAGTAAAGTTCTGGCGACCGGTTTTCACAAAAAAGCTGGTTTTCCTCATGCCGAGATCGAGGCGATTCGTTTGCACGGGGCAAAACTGAAGGGCGCCACACTTTACGTCAATCTCGAACCCTGTTGTCATCTGGGTCGAACACCCCCCTGTACCGATGCGATCATCCGGAGTGGAATTCGAGAGGTGATTGTCGGGATGAAAGACCCGGATCCGAAGGTTTCCGGAAGAGGGCTTCGTATTCTTCGGAAGGCTGGCATCAAGGTGCGTACCGGTGTTCTTCAAAAGGAGTGCGAGGAACTGAATGAGGCGTACCTTGTGCATCGCAGTCAAAGACGTCCCTTTGTTATTCTGAAAATGGCGATGACACTGGATGGGAAGGTGGGGAGGAGAGATCGGCAGGTAAGGATCAGCGGTAGAGAGGCGATCCAATTTGGTCATCAGTTGAGGAATGAAGTGGATGCAATCCTGGTCGGGCGTGGGACTGTCCTCAATGACAACCCACGTCTGACGACACGACTTGAGGGGAAGAAGGGAAAAAATCCGATACGGATTGTTCTGGATTCGAAACTTAAGTTGTCACCGAAGGCTCGTGTTTTTCGGATGCCGGGGGAGACGATTGTGGTGACGGCCAAAAAGGGGCGCGTCGATCTGAAGGACCTTCTCAAAAAATTGGCGGAGAGAGGGATTGTCTCACTCCTTGTTGAAGGAGGGGCTGAAATTTGGGGTTCTTTTTTGAGGGAGAAACTTGTGGATAGGGTCATCCTCCTTCTTTCACCCAGAATCTTGAGGGATGGAATTTCGGCACCTCTTGGTCAGCTCTTTTCCAAAATTCAGGGATTCAAAAGTCAAAAAATAGGGTCCGATCTCTTGATCGAGATCAACCCCCAACCTGAGGTTTAA
- a CDS encoding S8 family serine peptidase, whose translation MKRLLIFVLALYLFHPIFGCGKGGGNGAEGSTSLNPVYDQLAGQWFAETPNADGEIIVLRFENTAEVHNIAIDAVRPTGEKVAVDSGTFAINENKLDFGLAKLGPLSLQYALNMTPPERLTIEKEVYVKVGTQGPTLSGQIQLTQLSADEFVTVSSIVPPHIPGEIIVKSGRSSTQALSVRSSNQGTGWKKIKLDLPKISALSVQSNQLGERVKHFRGHEKDVQKVERDAMAKCRQEGNTCTYNVIVKPAAAPNDPKWADQWNLKMLNMLTVFEDQIDEFPAPSSEKVTVAVIDTGIVSNHPEFERKILRSEGRVWGYDFVTQEIENTETGEMIDDNFSLDGDGPDPDPTDEGDERFKEDPRIPDTISSWHGTHLAAIIAAARDNGVGIAGMNQNVDILPIRAVGRNGNGTTYDIAQAILYACRLPNIADCDFTYKRDASGNFELDASGKKQIIPGDDGNYIDETTCIYKYRRGTTGPDRPVADVINLSLGLAMSVDDAEVMLDAINDCLQNNDPNRKPPLFVAAAGNDHLGPGYCFDDATQRFVPNPNCQFYPAAHYKVLSIGAVAGSGAFAASYSNYGPRQWVVAPGGSSSQGVLSAVHPLAADGYWDLMGTSQSAAHVSGLASLLFSYKPTLSYADAANIIADTAVYLGDAAEGQDDKQGYGLINPRGALFSALGLTPQGAPKLTTSVKELDFGIYGENATVILYNSGGGALELLEYPTITDDGGEWLTVQKKKLIDPTGTAPWALQIHVDRSKVGQGEYFGKVVVKTNGGRQEVDIAMKVESFSLAGATEVDNLIRRASDLLSGNSGFQNKANFGDVYIFAVNVDTDQRFYVKTSFEANYNFYMMVPAGKYQIVAGVDGNNDKKICTSEDSICLGFPTYAQPQTIDCSEGCKPGNIAITY comes from the coding sequence ATGAAGAGACTCCTTATATTCGTTCTGGCGCTTTATCTTTTCCACCCGATCTTTGGGTGTGGGAAAGGGGGGGGCAATGGGGCGGAGGGATCTACCTCTTTAAATCCTGTTTATGACCAACTTGCCGGTCAGTGGTTTGCCGAGACCCCCAATGCGGATGGGGAGATTATTGTCCTTCGCTTCGAAAATACCGCTGAGGTTCATAATATTGCTATTGATGCGGTTCGTCCTACCGGTGAGAAGGTAGCGGTCGATAGCGGTACCTTTGCTATTAATGAAAACAAGCTCGATTTTGGGTTGGCCAAGTTAGGTCCGCTTTCACTGCAATATGCCCTGAATATGACCCCTCCGGAGCGTCTCACGATCGAGAAAGAGGTTTATGTCAAGGTCGGTACCCAAGGGCCGACGCTCTCGGGTCAAATCCAATTAACGCAACTTTCTGCTGATGAATTTGTCACCGTCTCTTCTATTGTTCCTCCCCATATCCCCGGCGAGATTATTGTGAAGAGCGGTCGCTCCTCGACACAAGCGCTCTCGGTGCGATCTTCCAATCAAGGGACCGGATGGAAAAAGATCAAATTGGATCTCCCCAAAATTTCTGCCTTATCGGTTCAATCTAATCAATTAGGCGAGAGGGTAAAACATTTTAGAGGTCATGAGAAGGATGTTCAGAAGGTCGAAAGAGATGCGATGGCGAAATGCCGTCAGGAAGGGAATACCTGTACTTACAATGTGATTGTCAAACCGGCAGCGGCACCGAATGACCCGAAGTGGGCTGATCAATGGAATCTGAAGATGCTTAATATGTTAACTGTCTTCGAGGATCAGATCGATGAGTTCCCGGCTCCTTCTTCCGAAAAAGTAACGGTAGCGGTTATTGATACCGGAATTGTCTCGAATCACCCTGAATTCGAGAGAAAGATCCTGCGTTCTGAAGGGCGAGTCTGGGGGTATGATTTTGTCACTCAAGAGATTGAGAACACCGAAACCGGCGAGATGATCGATGATAATTTTTCACTCGATGGTGACGGACCCGATCCCGATCCGACGGATGAGGGGGATGAAAGATTTAAGGAAGACCCGAGGATCCCTGATACGATCAGCAGTTGGCATGGGACCCACCTGGCGGCGATTATTGCTGCCGCTCGAGATAATGGCGTTGGGATCGCCGGGATGAATCAGAATGTAGACATCCTCCCGATCCGCGCTGTCGGGCGAAACGGTAACGGGACGACCTATGATATCGCCCAAGCGATTCTCTACGCCTGTCGTCTGCCAAATATTGCAGATTGCGATTTTACTTATAAAAGAGACGCCTCAGGGAATTTCGAGCTTGATGCGAGCGGAAAGAAGCAAATTATCCCCGGTGACGATGGGAACTATATCGATGAGACGACCTGTATCTACAAATACAGGCGGGGGACGACCGGTCCTGATCGACCTGTGGCGGATGTAATTAATTTAAGCTTGGGGCTTGCGATGTCGGTGGATGATGCCGAGGTGATGCTCGATGCGATCAATGATTGTCTCCAGAACAATGATCCTAACAGAAAACCGCCTCTCTTTGTTGCTGCGGCCGGGAATGATCATTTGGGACCGGGTTATTGTTTTGATGATGCCACACAACGTTTTGTCCCGAATCCAAACTGTCAATTTTATCCTGCAGCCCATTACAAGGTTTTGAGCATTGGTGCCGTAGCGGGGAGCGGTGCCTTCGCCGCCTCATATTCGAATTATGGTCCGCGGCAGTGGGTTGTTGCCCCTGGAGGATCTTCTTCTCAAGGTGTCTTGAGCGCCGTGCATCCACTCGCCGCAGATGGTTATTGGGATCTGATGGGGACCTCTCAATCTGCTGCCCATGTCTCAGGACTCGCCAGCCTGCTCTTTTCTTACAAACCGACTCTTTCATACGCGGATGCCGCTAATATTATTGCTGATACCGCCGTTTATTTGGGAGATGCCGCCGAGGGGCAGGATGATAAACAAGGTTATGGATTGATCAATCCGCGTGGCGCCCTGTTTTCCGCCCTGGGATTGACTCCTCAGGGGGCCCCGAAGTTGACAACCTCGGTGAAGGAGCTTGATTTCGGGATCTATGGTGAGAATGCAACCGTGATTCTTTACAATTCCGGTGGTGGGGCCTTGGAACTCTTGGAGTATCCGACGATAACCGATGATGGAGGAGAGTGGCTGACAGTCCAGAAGAAGAAGCTGATAGATCCGACCGGCACCGCCCCATGGGCCCTGCAGATTCATGTCGATCGGTCCAAGGTAGGGCAGGGAGAATACTTTGGGAAGGTGGTTGTGAAGACCAACGGAGGTCGTCAGGAAGTCGATATTGCGATGAAGGTCGAATCGTTCAGTCTTGCCGGTGCGACGGAGGTCGACAACCTGATTCGCAGGGCCTCTGACCTTTTGAGTGGCAACTCCGGTTTTCAAAACAAAGCCAACTTTGGTGATGTCTATATCTTCGCCGTCAATGTCGATACGGACCAGAGGTTCTATGTAAAGACCAGTTTTGAGGCCAATTACAACTTCTACATGATGGTTCCCGCTGGAAAATACCAGATTGTTGCCGGTGTTGATGGGAATAACGACAAGAAAATTTGCACCTCTGAGGATTCAATCTGCCTCGGTTTCCCAACTTATGCCCAACCACAGACGATCGATTGTTCGGAGGGGTGTAAGCCGGGGAATATTGCGATTACCTACTAA
- a CDS encoding riboflavin synthase, which yields MFSGIVEGKGRVHQLRGSKGKGKLEISSPFSSSLKRGDSVAVNGCCLTVAHKKGKKIEADLSLETLRITNLGTLKEGDAVNLERPLRPIDRLGGHLVQGHIDGVGTVLSIQKNGKGATFEIGLPRSLCRYLIPKGSIAIDGVSMTINGLKKDRFSLFIIPHTLKVTTLGERRRGDRVNLEVDMVGKYIEKFVGQR from the coding sequence ATGTTTTCAGGAATTGTCGAAGGCAAGGGAAGAGTCCATCAGCTTCGCGGCTCCAAAGGGAAGGGGAAATTGGAAATTTCCTCTCCTTTTTCTTCTTCTTTGAAGAGGGGGGATAGCGTTGCCGTAAACGGCTGCTGTCTCACGGTAGCTCATAAGAAAGGGAAAAAGATTGAGGCCGATCTTTCTTTAGAAACGTTACGTATTACCAACCTTGGAACATTAAAGGAAGGGGATGCGGTTAATCTCGAACGCCCACTCCGACCGATCGATCGATTGGGAGGGCATCTGGTTCAAGGGCATATCGATGGAGTTGGAACGGTTTTATCGATCCAGAAAAATGGCAAAGGCGCAACGTTTGAGATTGGACTTCCTCGGAGTCTCTGTCGTTATCTGATTCCGAAAGGTTCGATTGCTATCGATGGTGTGAGCATGACGATCAATGGACTGAAGAAAGATCGCTTCAGTCTTTTTATTATTCCACATACGCTAAAAGTGACGACGTTGGGAGAGAGAAGGAGAGGGGATCGGGTGAACTTGGAAGTTGACATGGTTGGGAAATACATAGAGAAATTCGTGGGACAAAGATGA